One part of the bacterium genome encodes these proteins:
- a CDS encoding PfkB family carbohydrate kinase, whose amino-acid sequence MAEVLIVGSMALDTIETPFGKVEEIVGGAGVYASIAASFFAPVNLIGVVGDDYPQASLDFLADRGISLDGVQVVPGGKTFRWAGRYEYDMSAADTLDTQLGVFGDFAPAVPESYHHSRYVFLANILPSVQLAVIEQIGAGCFVVADTMNFWIERSREDLYKVLERVDLMLLNDAEIRQLTGQPNLARAAQEVLRMGPSYVVIKKGEYGATLVSEAGSFTLPCYPLQTVLDPTGAGDSFAGGFIGYLAWAASCEDPDLRRATAIGTVMASRCVESFGLDSLAGTTTRDIYDRYFALKRMVEFQELPEGL is encoded by the coding sequence ATGGCTGAAGTCCTGATCGTCGGCTCCATGGCGCTGGATACCATCGAGACCCCCTTTGGCAAGGTGGAGGAGATCGTGGGCGGGGCGGGGGTCTATGCCTCCATCGCCGCCAGCTTCTTCGCGCCCGTCAACCTCATCGGCGTGGTCGGTGACGACTACCCCCAGGCGTCGCTGGACTTCCTGGCCGACCGGGGCATCAGCCTCGACGGGGTCCAGGTCGTGCCCGGGGGCAAGACGTTCCGCTGGGCGGGGCGCTATGAGTACGACATGAGCGCCGCGGACACGCTGGACACACAACTGGGGGTGTTCGGCGACTTCGCCCCCGCCGTGCCCGAGAGCTACCATCACTCCCGCTACGTGTTCCTGGCCAACATCCTGCCCTCGGTGCAGTTAGCGGTGATTGAGCAAATCGGTGCGGGCTGCTTCGTAGTGGCGGATACGATGAACTTCTGGATCGAGCGCTCGCGCGAGGACCTCTACAAGGTGCTCGAGCGCGTGGACCTGATGCTGCTGAATGACGCCGAGATCCGGCAGCTTACCGGCCAGCCCAACCTGGCGCGCGCCGCCCAGGAAGTCCTGAGGATGGGCCCCAGCTACGTCGTGATCAAGAAGGGCGAGTACGGGGCAACGCTGGTGAGCGAGGCCGGCAGCTTCACGCTGCCGTGCTACCCGCTGCAGACGGTGCTCGACCCGACCGGCGCGGGCGACTCCTTCGCCGGCGGCTTCATCGGCTACCTGGCCTGGGCCGCCTCGTGCGAGGACCCGGACCTGCGCCGGGCTACCGCGATCGGCACAGTCATGGCCAGCCGCTGCGTGGAGAGCTTCGGTCTTGACAGCCTGGCCGGCACGACCACGCGCGACATCTACGATCGCTACTTCGCCCTCAAGCGCATGGTCGAGTTCCAGGAGCTGCCGGAGGGGCTGTAG